The genome window CAAGCCTGGTGCGGTGGACATCTCCAACAGGTTGGGCTTGTCCCAGCGAAAGACAGGGTGGCTCCCAGGCGTACAACCGCAGAACGGGATGAGACTCGCCCCGGGCGCAAAATTCCATCAGTGCTTCGTCTACAGCCATATTCCAGGCACCGCGTGCGGGAGGAGAAATCAACAATCGCCAGATGTTCGTCATGCCCCAATTATAGTAAAAAAAATGCACGATGCACTTTGTTAACTTTTTTAGCATTTTTTCACCTTATCGATGATGTTTTCGGATATTCCCGGTTCGAGAAAAATAAATACCGGAAATGACCGGATAAATTGCTGAAATTCTCGCCGGTTCTGGCAATTCATTTGCAGTTTTGTGGTGGAAAAATTGGTTAACGCTCACATTTTATTCATTCATTTGAAAGAGGTTAAGAGGTAAGTTAAATCTATTGACAAAAGACAGGAATTGTTATAGGATATTGAAAAGTCAGCGAGTGAGTGATGTTCAATTGGATGAGAAACGCCCGGAAACCCTGAAAGTCAGGGGCTTTGTCTTGTCCAATCCAAAGAAGGAGGTGAGGGAGAGGAAGCATATCGCTGGACGGTCTATTTTTTTTCTGTGTAAGCACTACCCGGTGACGGGTGTGTATTCAAAAAAATCCCAAGTTTCCAAATCGGAGGAACACAAAAAATGAAGAGTTTGAATCGCCGTGAATTCTTGAAGGTTGCCGGTCTGGCAGGGTTGGGCGTTGCCGCCGTGGCATGCCAGCCAGCCAAGACCCCCGAAGCGACCCAGCCGGCTGCTGAACAGCCGACTGCAACTTCTGAGGTGATCCAGGTCAAGGAAGCCACCCCCACGCCCGTTCAGGTGGAAAAGATGACCTACAAGCAGGCGCCCATGCTGGATGGCATGAACCTGCCCCCCGTTGAAGAGCGCATTTCGCAGAACCCGCTCGTGACCGTCCCGCGCGAGAAGGTGGGTCGCTATGGCGGCACTCTGCGCACCGCTTCCTGGTGGCCCGAGGCTGGCAATGTGCAACTGTATGTCTCTGAACCGCCGATCAAGTGGAAAGAGGATTTGACCGGCTACGAACCCGCGCTGGCTGAATCCTATGAGTGGTCCGATGATGGCTTGACCTTCACCATGAAACTGCGCAAGGGCGTGCGCTGGTCCGATGGCGAACCCTACACCACCGAAGACTGGCGCTTCTGGTGGGAGGATATGGCGAAGAACGATGACGTGAAGTGGCGCACCGTGCCCGGTTACATGCACAAGAAAAATGGTGAGCCCATTGACCTGGAATTCCCCGATGAGCAGACGGTAGTGTGGAAGTCCGACCAGCCCCTGTGGATCGCCCCGTACTATCTGGCGCAGGGCTTCTGGGAGTTCATGCAGCCCATGATGAAACCTGCCCACTACCTGAAGAAATTCCACCCCAAATACGACCCCTCCAAGACCTATGAAGATCTGGAGAAGGTGGACAAGTGGTACATGAACCCCGACTTCCCCACCGTTGCGGCGTATCACTGCGTGGAAGTTTCTGAGGATGGCAAACGCTACAAGTGGGGACGCAACCCCTACTACTGGCGCGTGGACACTGAGGGCAATCAATTGCCTTACATTGACTACATTGAAATCGAAATCATCGAAGATGAGGAAGCCCGCAAACTGGCAATCCTCTCCGGTAAGTACGATGCTTCCTTCCGCGTGGGCGGCAGCCCGAACGACATCCCGCTCTTCCAGGAAAACGCCGACAAGGCTGGCTTTGTGATGCTCAAAGGCTGGAAGAATGGCGCCGGCGCCTGGCCTGGCTACATGGTCAACCAGTACTATGTAGAAGGCGCCAAATGGTACGATGACGATACGCCCGAGCATGCTGCCGAAATCCGCGCCATCCTGCGCGACAAGCGCTTCCGCAAAGCCCTGTCCTGGGGTGTGGATCGCCAGCGCGTGATTGACGTGGCGTGGAACGGTATCGGCGAGCCCAAAGCCGCCACCATCAGCCCGCAGTCCTGGCACTTTGCCGGTCCCGAAGGACAGGCGGTGTACCAGAAGTGGGCAAAGGCGGATGCAGAGTTCGATGTCGAGAAAGCCAATGCTGCTCTCGATGAACTCGGCATGAAGAAAGGCGCTGATGGCTTCCGCACCCTGCCCAGCGGCAAACCCTTCACCCTCGTTCTGATCGTCTCCGACTGGGGCGGCAGTCTCAAGGTTCAGGTGGATGCTGCCAACGAAGTCAAGGATCAGTGGGAAAAGAACCTGGGTATCAAGGTGGATGTTCAGAACCTGCAGGGGCAACCCAACCTGGATACCATCACCAATGGCGGTCAGTACATGCTGCGCGGTGCGCACATCTCCGAGATCGACATCTGGACCTATCCGGACTGGATCTTCCCGATTGTTAACCGCTACATGTTCCCGCTGGAAGGGAAGTGGTGGTCCAAGGGTAAGG of Anaerolinea thermophila UNI-1 contains these proteins:
- a CDS encoding ABC transporter substrate-binding protein encodes the protein MKSLNRREFLKVAGLAGLGVAAVACQPAKTPEATQPAAEQPTATSEVIQVKEATPTPVQVEKMTYKQAPMLDGMNLPPVEERISQNPLVTVPREKVGRYGGTLRTASWWPEAGNVQLYVSEPPIKWKEDLTGYEPALAESYEWSDDGLTFTMKLRKGVRWSDGEPYTTEDWRFWWEDMAKNDDVKWRTVPGYMHKKNGEPIDLEFPDEQTVVWKSDQPLWIAPYYLAQGFWEFMQPMMKPAHYLKKFHPKYDPSKTYEDLEKVDKWYMNPDFPTVAAYHCVEVSEDGKRYKWGRNPYYWRVDTEGNQLPYIDYIEIEIIEDEEARKLAILSGKYDASFRVGGSPNDIPLFQENADKAGFVMLKGWKNGAGAWPGYMVNQYYVEGAKWYDDDTPEHAAEIRAILRDKRFRKALSWGVDRQRVIDVAWNGIGEPKAATISPQSWHFAGPEGQAVYQKWAKADAEFDVEKANAALDELGMKKGADGFRTLPSGKPFTLVLIVSDWGGSLKVQVDAANEVKDQWEKNLGIKVDVQNLQGQPNLDTITNGGQYMLRGAHISEIDIWTYPDWIFPIVNRYMFPLEGKWWSKGKDSCKADPNIPYDCGVKPEPGSPAEKLQMLYEKGFATKSVEDRHKVVWEAIDVIIEEGPFVIGISGDQQMPVVINKKLRNVLDYGVVGPWAPCTPGNQVPAQWFFEE